CATGCCCTGATCACCTTTAAAGTAAACACAGGCATATCCGAGATTTCCATCTTCTATTAATTCGTATAATTCTTGTTCTAGCTCTTGGAGCTCTGATCCGTACATAAATAGTTTTGACATTTCTTTTGTCCTCTCTTTCTCTTTTTGGGGTATAAAAAAACAGCAAGTCTATTGATCAACTGTTTTGATCTTAAACTTGTTGTATGGTTTCACTTTTATTAAATTCACTTGATGTTATGCTGGTTAAGGTAACCTTATTCCTTTTGTTGATAAATACATTTTAATCGAAGCAAATATTATAGGTGATCCAGCAGTGATTCCCGCTACTGCTGCATCTCCACCTTTGTCTTTTACATACTCCCACAGTGGATGAGTTGAATCTATTTGAGCCTGAACTCCTGAAACTAAATTCATTGTATTAGTCAAATCAAGATTAAGATTACCCGGTAATTTTATAACCCGAAAATCAATTAGTCATCATTATTTTGTTCTCCTTTCTCAACTTTTCGCAAATTGATCTCTTATCTATAATGTGACTCTGAACAACTCATTTTCGTCCAAATTTAAAATATCATCTATATTTTGCCCCATTTTCAGGCCTCAAAAAACGTCATTTTCGGCCCCGTTTTTCGCCTCTAAACCAGTCAAAACCACAACATATCGCGGTTAACCCCTACTTTTTCTCCTTCGAACCATAATACGTCATCAGAATTATCGCTTCCACGTGCATAGTGTGACTAAACATATCAACAGGATAAGCCACATCCATCTCATACCCTAGCTTTGAAAGTCTTTCTACATCTCTTGCTAGGGTAGATGGATTGCATGAAATATATACTATTTTTTTAGGATTCATTTTTGCTATAGTATCTAAAACTATTTCTTCGCAGCCTTTTCTTGGTGGATCTACAACTACTACATCGGCTGTGATTCCTCTGCTATAGAGTTCCGGTACTACTTCCTCGGCTTTTCCTGCGTAAAAGCTAGCATTTTCTATATTATTTCTTTTAGCGTTTTTCTTTGCATTTTCTATAGCTTCTTTTACTATCTCTATACCATATACATGTTTAGCTTTTTTTGCTAGAAATAAAGATATGGTACCTATACCACAATAAATATCATAAACTACGTCTTCACTTGATATATCTGCTAGCTCTAGGGCTTTATTATAGAGCACCTTTGTTTGTATAGGATTTACCTGATAAAACGATAATGGTGATATTTCAAAAACTAAATCATCAATTGTATCTTCTATTATCCCATCACCATATAAAATTTTGTTTTCTCTTCCAAGAATAACATTTGTTCTGTTTGGGTTTATATTTTGAACCAAAGTTCTAAGCCCTAGAAGTTTTGCCTCTAGCATCTCTACTAGAGCATCTATTTTAGGCAGCTTAGTTTCTTTAGTTACTAGTATTACCATTATTTCATGTGTATGAAAGCCTACTTTTGTAACTACGTGTCTTAGGTTTCCTTTATGTGTTTTTTCATCATATAAGGAAATTTTGTATTTTTCTATGTACTGTCTTATTATGTCCAAAATAACATCATTAACTGTGTCTTGAACATAGCAAGTAGTCAGAGGTATAATCTCGTGAGACATTTTTTTGAAAAAACCCATGACAGGTTTTCCTTTTTTATCTATTCCTACTGGAAACTGAGCTTTGTTTCTATAGTTGTATGGATTGTCCATTCCTATAGTATCCATTACATTTGGATTTTCCACTTTTCCTATACGGCTTAGGTTTTGTACTACTATGTCTTTTTTTATTTCTAGCTGTTTACTGTAGTTTAGCTGCATTATCTGACATCCACCACAGCTATGGGCAATAGGGCATACTGGTTTTACTCTATCTGCAGATGAAGACAATATTTTTTTAAGGTCAGCAACTGCGTAATTCTTTTTAGATTTTACTACCTTCCCTAATACTATATCTCCCACAAGTCCACCTTCTACAAATACAGTAAAGCCATCTACTTTTCCTATTCCTTCTCCCGAGTGACCTAAATCAACTATTTCTATTTCATATTCTTTTCCTAGCTTTAACATAATCTTCTCCTTAATGACATATATAAAGCCGAAAGCAAGGCTTTCGGCCATATTATTCAATATTTAACTATACAAAAAGATGCTTTGCTTTATAACCTTTATATGCCATAACTATACTACTTATTACAAGTATCACACCAAGAATAGGTGGAACTACTGTAAGTGCTGTAGCAAAGCCTTGGCTTCTTCCAGTTTGAGTCATATTATTAGCTATAGCAGTAGCCATGTTTCCCATGACATATAGTCCATTTTTTGCCCATACGGTCCCTGTCATGAATCCAATAGGAGCAACTGATAGACTCATATAAAATCCATTAACGCTTCTAGCTTTTAATCCTCTTGAACCTAAGAATATAGGAACAAAGAAAAGTGCTGGCAGTACAAATCCAAACCACTGTGGAGAGAGTACTAGAAATAAGATTGATGTAAATAAAAACCATCTTTGGTATACATTTACCCAGCCTACTTCATTTCTTAAATCCCCAAGAGCTGCATTAAGATATCTGATGTAGTATTCCACTTGATCTTTAACTTCTTTTGCATTGGCAGTGGCTGAAAATTTATTATTTAGTTCTTTTCCTTTTTTAACTAAAGAATTATAAACCTCTAATAAATTATCTGGTACCTCAAGTTTTTTGTATTCATTTTTAATATTTTCCAACAGATTATAGAATTTATCTTTTTTATTACCTAATTGAGGGTATTTTTGAATCCTATTCTGAAGTGAATCAATTACAATTACGATGTCTTTCGTACTCACAAAACTCCCCCTTGCATAAATTTATTCTTAACTTATAATACCATATGAAATAATTATTGACTATTTTATTATATTTTTTTAAGTATAATCTGCTTAAAATAAATATTATAAATCACTATCTCTAAGTAAGTATATAATCAAAGGCTCTCGCAATGCGAAAGCCTTTGAAAAATCATAAATTAGATTTCTTACTTTTTCTTTTTTTCTGCATTTAGTATTGCTCTTAGGCTAATTCCAGCAACAGTAAATACTATAGCCCAAGTTGTTAATAAAAATCCTAAAGCTGCACCTGTCATGTAATCGCCTCCTATTATACTCTAATACTTACAACGTTTTCTTCAATTTCCTTACCATATTTATTCTTGATTGATTTGTAAGACTGCATAGCTCCAGCTGCAACAACAATTAAGATAACTAATCTTGCTGCGTTAACCCAAGGAATAAGAACCGGAGTACCTGCTACAAAGTCAGGAACAAATTTAAAGTATCCAGCTTTGATATAGTCTAGTGTCGAGAAAACTAAAACTATTACTAATGCTGCTGGAGTAAGTCCTCTCATGAATACAGTGTAGAACCACTTAGGCATTTGCCAGATTCCACCTTTGTTGATTTCTGTAAGAGCTTTTTCTCCCATAAGGAATGCAACAACTATAATTTCTATTAGTCCTAGAACTAGAAGAAGGTATGAACCTACCCAGTTATCTATTTCTGTGAAATAAGCTAGGTCAGCAGTCTTGTTGATAATTTGCTCTAGACCAACTGGTAATCCTACTACAACATAAGCCGCAAATATTATCCAAGCTGCAGTTTTTCTTGGAATTCCTAAGTCTTCCTCAACTAGAGCTGTTAGATAGTTGTACATTGCGATAGCTGATGTAAATCCAGCGAAGAATAGTAGTAAGAACCATAATCCTCCAAAGAACTGACCTCCAGCCATAGTTCTAAATACGTTAGGAAGTGCTATAAATGATAATCCAACTCCTGCTCCTATACCATCTGGTCCAAGGAAAGCATAAGCTATAGGAATAACTATAGATCCACCAAGAACGATTTCCGCAAACTCATTTAATGAAATTGTAGCTATAGAAGAAACAACAACATCATCATCTGGTTTTAAGTATGAAGCATAGTTACAAATAATACCCATACCAATTGACAATGTAAAGAATATCTGTCCTGCTGCTGCAAGAGCTGATCTCCAAGTAAGTGTACTAAAATCTGGATTCCAGATAAAGTTTAGACCTTTTAGTGAGCTCCACTCAGGGTTAACTGGAGAACCAATAGTAAGAGATCTAATAGCTAGTACTATACCAAATACATAAAGTACTGGCATCATTAACTTCGCCCAAGCCTCGATACCTTTTTCTACTCCACGCATAACTGCAAATGATAAACCAACAAGTGCAATTATCCAGAAAGTAAATACCATTTTAGGATCCTGGATATAACCTACAAAGAAATCTGCTGTAGATTGGCTTTGATCCATGTATGCACCAGTAAATGATGATACCGCAAATCCTAGTGTCCATCCGATAAGATGGTTGTAATATGAATTAACAAGTAATGTAACTGCAAATGCTAGACCTCCAGCAATTGCTCCAAGTATAAGTGCTGTTTTTGGCTTTGCGCCTTCTCTTGCTTGTAAGTACACCATAGGTCCAAGTGTACCGTGTCCGTATTTACCACCATATCTACCTAGGTTCCACTCACTAAGCATTAGCGGAAGTCCAAGGATAATAAGTGCTGCAAAGTATGGAAGCATAAATGCTCCACCACCATTGCTTGCTGCTTGATAAGGGAATCTCCAGAAGTTACCTAATCCTACAGCATTACCTGCCATGGCAAGAATAAGTCCTATTTTGGATCCCCAACTGCCTCTTGTGTTTTCTGCCATTATTCCATTCCTCCTTTTTATTGAATATTCTGTATACTCTGAAATATATCATAGTATATCCCCTATTATAATACCTTTATAAAATCTAATCAATTAATTTTTTGATAATTCTAAAGGTTCTTAATAATAAATATTAATCAGATATATAAGTTTTCTTGTATATTCATAATTTAAAGGCAAATGAGAAAAATGAAATTTGTTTGTTTATAATTTGTCAAATTCAGTAGATACCCTAACCATCATTTCAGATATCGATAATCCATATGGACATCTAGGCTCACATTCTTTACAGTGTATACAATCTGATGCATTTTTATCAGATGAATTGTATCTATCTACTGCCCAAGTTTCCAAATCATATCTTCTAAGATAGCCTTCAAGAAGAAATTGCATAGGTATATTTATTCCTACTGTGCACGGCATGCAGTAACCACATCTTCTACAGAATTTATCTCCCATATTTTCCTTTAAGTATTTGATATCTGCTAGCTCTTTCTCTGTTAGAGGAGAATCATCTTCGACAGCGCTTTGGTTTACTTTTATTTCTTTTTCGTCTGCCATACCAGGAATAAGTACATCTAAGAAGTCGAGCTTTGTTAAGTATCTAAGCGCTAGTCTTGCGTCCTCTAACGCTCCTCCAGCTAGTGGCTTCATAACAATAGTTCCCATACCCTTAGCTTTGGCTTTTCTAAATACTTCTTCTCCTTGATTTTCAACTATATTAAAAGGAAATTGAACTGTTGCAAATTCATCTGTATCTATTGCCCTGTCAAGCACACTCACGCTGTGACTAGTAATTCCTATTTCTTTTATTAAGCCTTGCTCCTTCGCCTCTTTGAGTGCTCTTAATGCTCCATTTTCAGAAAATACAAGCTCATAATCAGCTTCTCCTAGATTATGAATTTGGTATAAATCTATATAGCTTCTTTTTAATCTATCTAATGAGCCCAAGATATCTTTTTTCATTGCTTCATATGTTCTTGCCATGCTCTTGGTTGCAAGGTAAAAGCTATGAGGATTTTCTTTCAATGCTTCTCCTATGTATTCTTCGCTTACTGTGTATCCTACTGCTGTATCAATGAAATTAATTCCAGATTTTTTAGCTTGATTTATTATTTGTTTGCACTCTGAAATATCTACTCTTTGTATTGGAATTCCACCAAATCCCAGTTTATTTATCGTCATATGTGTTTTGCCCAATCTAAACATTCTATTTGCCCCCTTTTATTAGTCTTAATTATATTATACAAAAAAACTGCCCATTGGACAGTTTTTTATAATACATATATTTTTCATCATAATAAAAACGATTTTTTTATAGCATTCTTACTTCGCCTTTATATACTAATCCGCTTTGAGCATCTATAGTTATAGTTTCATTATCTTCTATTATCTTTAGAGCATTTGTAGCAGATACTATTACAGGTATTCCTAGGCTCACTCCCACTACAGCAGCATGGCTAGTAAGACCGCCTTCTTCTGTAATAATTGCAGATGCCTTGTTTATTATATTCATCATATCTTTATCTGTGCTAGATGCTACTATAATATCACCTTGTTCTATTTCCATATTAGAATCAGTAATTAGTCTAGCTCTACCAGAAATATTTGTAGTTCCAACACCTACTCCTCTTATAAGTATTTCAGAAGCAATATGGACATTGATTAGGTTTGTTGTACCTGCTATTCCTACAGGAACACCAGCCGTTATTACTACAAGGTCTCCAGATGAGATATAATCCATGTCTAAAGCACTTTGAACTGATTTTTCGAATACATCATCTGTAGACATTCCTTTTTCAGTAAGTAGAGGATACACCCCCCAAACAAGACCCATTTGTCTCATAACCATTTCAGAGTTTGTTGCCGCAATTATTGGAGCGGATGGTCTATAGCTAGATACCATTCTAGCAGTGTAGCCAGAAGCTGTAGCTGATATAATTGCACTTGCTTTTAAATCAATTGCAGTCGTACAAGTCGCATGACTGATAGCGTTTGTGATGTTTAGCTGGCGTAGCTTAACTTTAGTTTT
This is a stretch of genomic DNA from Acetoanaerobium sticklandii. It encodes these proteins:
- the rlmD gene encoding 23S rRNA (uracil(1939)-C(5))-methyltransferase RlmD; protein product: MLKLGKEYEIEIVDLGHSGEGIGKVDGFTVFVEGGLVGDIVLGKVVKSKKNYAVADLKKILSSSADRVKPVCPIAHSCGGCQIMQLNYSKQLEIKKDIVVQNLSRIGKVENPNVMDTIGMDNPYNYRNKAQFPVGIDKKGKPVMGFFKKMSHEIIPLTTCYVQDTVNDVILDIIRQYIEKYKISLYDEKTHKGNLRHVVTKVGFHTHEIMVILVTKETKLPKIDALVEMLEAKLLGLRTLVQNINPNRTNVILGRENKILYGDGIIEDTIDDLVFEISPLSFYQVNPIQTKVLYNKALELADISSEDVVYDIYCGIGTISLFLAKKAKHVYGIEIVKEAIENAKKNAKRNNIENASFYAGKAEEVVPELYSRGITADVVVVDPPRKGCEEIVLDTIAKMNPKKIVYISCNPSTLARDVERLSKLGYEMDVAYPVDMFSHTMHVEAIILMTYYGSKEKK
- a CDS encoding sodium-dependent transporter produces the protein MAENTRGSWGSKIGLILAMAGNAVGLGNFWRFPYQAASNGGGAFMLPYFAALIILGLPLMLSEWNLGRYGGKYGHGTLGPMVYLQAREGAKPKTALILGAIAGGLAFAVTLLVNSYYNHLIGWTLGFAVSSFTGAYMDQSQSTADFFVGYIQDPKMVFTFWIIALVGLSFAVMRGVEKGIEAWAKLMMPVLYVFGIVLAIRSLTIGSPVNPEWSSLKGLNFIWNPDFSTLTWRSALAAAGQIFFTLSIGMGIICNYASYLKPDDDVVVSSIATISLNEFAEIVLGGSIVIPIAYAFLGPDGIGAGVGLSFIALPNVFRTMAGGQFFGGLWFLLLFFAGFTSAIAMYNYLTALVEEDLGIPRKTAAWIIFAAYVVVGLPVGLEQIINKTADLAYFTEIDNWVGSYLLLVLGLIEIIVVAFLMGEKALTEINKGGIWQMPKWFYTVFMRGLTPAALVIVLVFSTLDYIKAGYFKFVPDFVAGTPVLIPWVNAARLVILIVVAAGAMQSYKSIKNKYGKEIEENVVSIRV
- a CDS encoding aldo/keto reductase; this translates as MFRLGKTHMTINKLGFGGIPIQRVDISECKQIINQAKKSGINFIDTAVGYTVSEEYIGEALKENPHSFYLATKSMARTYEAMKKDILGSLDRLKRSYIDLYQIHNLGEADYELVFSENGALRALKEAKEQGLIKEIGITSHSVSVLDRAIDTDEFATVQFPFNIVENQGEEVFRKAKAKGMGTIVMKPLAGGALEDARLALRYLTKLDFLDVLIPGMADEKEIKVNQSAVEDDSPLTEKELADIKYLKENMGDKFCRRCGYCMPCTVGINIPMQFLLEGYLRRYDLETWAVDRYNSSDKNASDCIHCKECEPRCPYGLSISEMMVRVSTEFDKL